TTGCCTGTACAAAGCATCCAGACTCCCGGATGTCCTCTCTCCTCTGAAATGTGAAGGCAACTGCGTCCCTTACTTTTCTCACCAATGTGACAGAATATGACATGAATCACCGGACGGGGGAAGGGAGACATCAGTTTTGATGAATTGCTTCAGAGAGTTCGAGCCACAAAGTCTCTGGGATTGTTGATTTGACTCCAAGGTAGTGCTGACCATCATGACTGAGGGAAAATGTGCTAGAGGAGGCTGTTCATCTTATTgtgtccaggaacagagagaaagagttaGGGAAGAGGACAGGATAATAAGCTATGGCCTCCAAGAACATGTAGCCAGTAATCTGCCTCTTTCTTGTTGGTCCCACCCTCCAGCTCCACCAAATGCCAACATTTATGAATCTGTCAGGGCTTAATCTGTTCACTGGGTCAGAGCCCTTATGATCTAATTGTCTCTgaaacttcctcacagacacAGCCAGGTGTGTGATTTACCAACATCCTAGGTGCATCGAGGTCCAATTAAATTGATAAATTAACCATTACCATAGCTGAAAATGATATTCAACTTAGGGAGACAGAATATGCTTAATCATAATGGCCAGACCAAAATAACTGTCAAAATTCCAGTGAAACTGAACAGAAACCAAAGTCATATCCAGGCTTCTTCTTCCCCACCAGATCTTCGGTCATGAAGCAGATTTTTTACGTATCTTATAACAGttagtatatgcatgtatttgtaaGTAATCACATCCCACTTACCGTCTCTGGGTTCAGCTGTAGTACATCAGTTTCGTTCCATTCTCTTACTCTCTTCTTGTTTGCATTTTTTGTTCAATGTTCTCTTTTTATTCAAGGCCCAGAAAGACTAGAAGGGTTGACAGacatagtgactcacacctgtatTTCTGGGActtaggagtctgaggcaggaggatcactatgagttcaagCTAGTGTAAGCTACAGAGACCtggtctcataaaacaaaaacaaatttgaagAAAGGTTAGGAGCGTTCTGCCTTAGTTACTTGTCTTGTTGCTCAGACATAGGATAGGGCAAGACCAatctgaggaaggaagggtttaccTGGGGTTAGAGTGATACCATCCATCAAGGCAGAAGCACCCGGGCTGTGTCTGGTCAGACTGCACCCACagcagagaaacaggaaagatgAATGCTAGTCTTCAGCTAGCTTTCCTCTGTCCCATGTGGTATCCCAGCCCATGGCATGTCTCTGCCCACATTTGGGCTTGGGCttctcacctcagttaacctaatctgaTAATCCTTCAGACACATGCCTGGAAGCTTGACCCTTCCATGAGTCCAGATCCTGTCCAATTGGAGCTCAATATTAACTCCATAGGCTGTTGGTTCTGCCTGGGCTTTTATAATACTTGAGAACTATCCTTCCACACGTTATTTCACAGTTGATGTGGAACAAAGCTTTGGTCAAATGTGCTGATAGATCCAGCTATCCCTTTTCAAAGCAGCTGTGTGTAATCCTGAACTTCCTGTGGGCAGTTCTGGAGATCACTTCCTGTGGGCAGTTCTGGAGATCACTGGAAGCCTCCTTTTGTGTGGGTGGTCATTCCCCTGGGCACAGATGTGCACTGGCACTCTCATCCTTTATTTGTCATTCCTGGTTCTACAAGTGCCAATCCTTAAGATGAGAGGTCATGAGAGCCCTCTGCTTGTGTGCTGGGAGTGACTTCCAGCCAGAACACAGGCAGAATGGGCCCCTTAGCCACGCTGGAACCCTGAATTCCTGGTCTGTGTCTTGCTCCATTCAAAGGAGCCTAAATTCCTAAATTCCTGCCTAAATCGTGCTGCCTGCATTTTGTTCCTTAATCTTTTCTTACCCTCTGCATGTGCGTTCCATTGTATGTGATCACAGAAGAGCCAGCCAGCTCTGTCTGAGAGCATTAGAGGAGTTTCCCAAAGGGGGATGacatttcttaaataattttttttttacaaatactcACAGCTTGTAAGCTTGAAGCATGCCATGTTGCTCTTTCAAATACACATCAATTAAGTATGTAGTTTGGTACTTTCCTAGTAGACGTGGTAGTGTTTTATCAATTTATCCTAATTTCTGCCCCCCACTCTGTGACTCTCCTGAATCTATCTGCAATGCTGTCAgatggaaggaaacagaaaatgaaccCATATGGAGGACTGAATCTATTATTAATGGTGCTGTGATCTCATCAACCAAAGGAATAACTATATACTGTTTATTTTTAGTAGCAAAGGATAAAGCTTTGAACGGTAAGTTCCAGTCTATAATCATCACCTTCCATGTACCTCTCATCTGAACAGTGAGATCACCAATGAAAAACACTGCCTATGTGGGGACTGGCAATTGTATGGTGATTCTTGGAACAGATACCATgtgttcctctggcctccatgggtgcaGCCTAATGTTGGAAGTATGGCTTGCACAAGAGCACCGTCAAACAAAACTCATCAGCCACATTGGCCACAACCCTGAAGTTCTCTGTGAAAAGTATAAATTGATCACTTACGACTGTCAGCTAATTTCCCCAAAtatccaagttcaaggtcattgaaGTGGCTGGATAAAAATCGACCTATAATTTGTAAAACTTTTTCCCTGACCTCTGACTTTGTTTTCAAAATCTGTACTGTACCTATTacattttttacaattttttttcttttattgaaaatacattttttcatacaatatattctgattatgattcTCCCCCCAACTACTCCCAGATCCCCCCCATCCAGATCCATACCATTTCTTCTGCACAAAGAAATAATCTAGTCAAAGTGCAAAATAATTCTACTCTTTGCTGATTACAGACTGTGTGTCACTTTTACTGGTGTTTTATGTGTAGTATCCTATTGCATTTTACTTAATTCCTACTGATTCCTATGCAATGTATAGTCTCTAACTTACTTATGAGAAACCAGACTCTCAGATCATTATAGAATGTGGCCAGAGGTgcttcagtggataaagtgctttcCTTGttggtgtgaggacctgagttcaatccccagacccaAATAAAATAGCCTGGTGTGCTAGTAGGCACTAGTAATCCCATAATCAGAATTAGTCATTGGTAGATTGCTAGAGCTTACTATCTAGGCTTCTTTATGAGCTCCAGTCcaaggagagactctgtctctaaaagcGTGGTGGATGCCTTTGGAGGAATGACCTCTGAGTTTGACCTGAGGttgaactctgacctccacatgcacagatTCAAACTTGTGTACCACATCCGTGCATACAGAGAAGGCTTCCAAAGATGTGGGGGGAATAATTTAGAATGTGTCTTGTAGgaacactttaaaaactttaaaagctaCTCTATTCTTAGTTCCCAGCCTCTTTCTTCCAGTCCTGTGAGTATGTCTGGCTGGTCCTCCGATGGAGCTTCACTTCTGGCAGCGCCACGATGGTCTTGCCCTCTGCTATGGGGTGTCTGTTCACAAGTTCAGTgtcatcttcttcttcatcatccaGTCCCTTCCATTAGGGATATACATTGAACATGGAAGTGCTGAAGTTGGAGTCCTTGCTGTAGCTGTCACTGAGAAACACTTGGGTGAATACTTAAAAGGAAAGTACATAGGGGACAAGGTGGTCGTTGCTCTTTTTAGAGACAGCAGCTGATTTCTGTTTCAGTAGTATTCTAGCTtcatgtctgttgctgtgataaaataccctgatgcaaagcaacttaggggaggaaaggtttCTGTTAGCTCTGATTCCAGGTGACAGTCCATCATTGCAGAAAAGTCACAGAGGCGGGAGCTGAGACAGCTGGCCACATCACACCCAGTCAAGAGTGGAGAGAAATGACCACATACACATTcgcttgcttgcttgtgctcagctcaatttctccactcTGATATAGCTCAGGATCCCCTGCCTGGGGAATGAATGTTGCCACTGGtgatgggctgggtcttcccatgtcAATTAACGCAATTAAGATAATTccctacagacagacacacagactaaCCCAGTGTAGACaattcctcactgagactctctttccAAGTGATTCTAGGTTGGGTCAAGTTGACTTCTAATCATCACAGATAGTGTTGTAGTCAATTTCATTATAACAGTGATGTTTTGCTTTTAACTATTTTGAAGGGTTACTTTCTGTTCACACTAGACGATAAACTCTTGAAAGTGAACTGGTTTGTTTCTTCTCacttttgacatttaaaaaaaaaactagttataCATTTCTTCCTCCCCCGATTATTTTGGGGCCATCCCCAATGAAGCCACGCAGGTTAGGGATTTCATGTTATGCTTCTGACACATAGCAGGTCTTTATCAGTAGTTCATTCACTTCAGCAACAAATGTGCAGCACCATGCATAGAAGCCTTTGTATATTTCATTTGGGTGAAAAGTGATGAGATAATATTAATACATGACTAGTTTTAATGGAAGTTATTGGTTATGAAGGAGAATGGTTTTTGTTGAGGTATCCAAGAAGCATAACTATAACTGGGGGAAAAATAAGTGAAGTATAAATGTGAATTGAATATCAAGAAATTGTTTCCAGTGAATAAGGTTGGAATTGATCCATCAGAGGCGACCTGGTGGAAGTGACTGGGGACATCTTATCCACACCTCCTACTTGGGGCAGATGATAAATGAGGTCATAACTCTAGTTTTATTGATTATCCAGGGTGGCATATTCCCAACCCCATCCTCCACAGACAGACTGCATGTTTGTGTTAAATGTTCTGATTCTGTTTTCCTGGTTCCTCTTTAGAGAAAACTTTTGTGACACTATCAGGGATGTCTTCCTTAAGTGGGAATGTACAAACCGTTTTGGGCCTTGTAGAACCAAGCAAACTGGGACGCACCTTGACCCACGAGCATTTAACAATGACCTTCGACGATTTTTACTACCCACCTCCTCCATGCCATGAAGCTACCTCCAAGGAACCTATCATGCTGAAAAATTTATTCTGGATTCAGAAAAATCCTTATTCCCATCAAGAGAACCTTCGGTTGAATCAGGAGACGGAAGCCATTAAGGAAGAACTGTTGTATTTCAAGGCTAAGGGTGGAGGAGCCTTGGTGGAGAACACGACCACTGGGCTCAGCAGGGACGTGCAAACACTGAAGTGGTTAGCAGAGCAAACTGGAGTCCACATCATAGCTGGAGCTGGGTTTTATGTTGATGCAACTCATTCAGCAGCAACCAGGGCCATGTCAGTGGAGCAGGTAAAAAGTTCTTCTTATGATGTTTTTTGTATATAAATTGAGGACAGTCTGAACCTTGGAAATGCTACTGGCTCAGGAGTAACTGGATAtgtgacaaaaaaacaaaaaaaaaaaaaaaaaaagccggctCATAAAGACGGCTGCTGACTAGGACCCAAATTAGTGAGATTCCGTGTCTTTCGAGTGTTGAGGAAGGCGCTCTCAACACACTGGTCATTGACAGTTCCGAGGTGTTAATGCTGAGTTTGTACAACTGGATCAGAGCTCAGCGGTTCCGCTCCAGTCTGTTTGTAAACCTCGTGTCTCCATCGTGAGCTTCAGCCGCGCAGCTTCAGCTTTCCCCTCGGGTTTTTATAATAACCAGCAAGGAAAATTCACAGTAGGGTGAGACTTGGCAGGCAGAGACTTGGTACATTTGCAAATACAGCTTCTTCTCTTATTACAAGCcaggaggggtgggagaaggTCTGTTCTCTTGTTTATTAAGTAAGAATGGGAGGGAGGAAGCTGAGCTTGCAGGGCTCTGTTGCACGTGTGTGCGTTCTCTTGTTAAGCACGTGTCAGTTTACATGTGTTTACATATAGTATATATCCCTGTATATTTCCCAGGTACAGACTGTCAGGTAAACTCTTGGTGAAACATCTGTTAGTATTTAAAATGATCTGTTTTAAATTTTCGTCTGCATTATGCTCCAATgaacttttaaatatatacatttatattagtTGAAGACCGAGCTAATGGCAAGGATTATATACTTGTCAAACCAGGCTTCAGTGTTAGTGTACATATGAACCACGTAATGTGGCTACTGTGTTGTGAACTTTCTAGGCTGAATGAAGGTGAGAATTAAAGAATTACATGATAGAGTTGACAGATTCAGTGGGATCCATAGGTGCTGTACCCAGATTAAAATGAAGACCCTTTTATTCAATCTGAACACACTGTCTTTCTCCTTGTCCCTAAAGCATTATTAAGCTATGAGCTTTTCTAAATATCAATAAGATATTTAGATTAACTTGTTGAATTTGAAAATTAGTCAAAAAAATGTGTGGTTCATTAGGCAATATTCAATAAATGAATTTGAGTttagtgtgttgtgtgtgtgtgagagagagggaggaggggatgtTAATATATGTGCAGGTGCATAGCAGGGGACATGTACATGGAAGCTGGAGGCCAACCTCAGATGGCATCCTTAGGAAAACTGTACGTCtcctttgagatggggtttccCATTGGCCTGGAGCTAACTGGTGATATTAGGCTAGACCATCTGGCCAGTGAGCCTttgggatccatctgtctctgtctccccactgCTGGGGGTCACAAGAATGTACTACCACACCTAGTATtcttatgtgagttctgggggtgGGACACAGTTCTTCATGATTGTGAGGCAACCTCATCCTCCCTGCCCCCTGGCTCTGAATAcagtttttttatatttatttcctaaATAAATACCTTTGTATACTGTGAGTTTATTTGAATGTATTTCACAACCTATCAAATAGGCTCATCCTCATTCTTCCTCAGCTTACAGATATCCTTATTAATGAAATTCTCCATGGAGCTGATGGAACCAGTATCAAGTGTGGAGTTATTGGAGAAATCGGCTGCTCCTGGCCTTTGACGGACAGTGAGAGAAAGGTACTTCAGGCGACAGCTCATGCCCAGGCTCAGCTTGGCTGTCCTGTCATCGTCCATCCTGGAAGGAGCCCAGATGCACCATTTCAGATCATCCGCATATTGCAGGAAGTGGGTGCAGACATCTCTAAAACAGTTATGTCCCACCTCGACAGGTAAGTGGGCTACTTTACAGTTCACTGCAAACCACTGCACAACTAAGGGGTTATCAATTAGAAAACTCACTGGTGATGAGGTAGATGGAATACCAATCACATAAGGAGATGCAGTTGCTACCCGGAAGATAATGTTTTTTTCCATCTCTGAGTATTGAACACAGGGCCTGACACATAAAACCATCACACACTCTACCACTGTATTATACCCACAGTTCCTAGAAGTATTTATGGAGTCCTGTAATGAGCATAAATTAAAATCAGTGTTTCCATTTACATGCCCCTCTTGTGTGTCACATTCTGTCTGAGACATTTTGTGAAAGTACTTTCTTGACCTTCCCTGACTCTTCAACACAGGTTACTACTGcctgcttcatttctttctcttatgAGTTGATATCATGCACATGCCAATTCGACTTGTTCTGATTTGCCAACAGTTGGGGTGATAAATGCATCTATATATCAATAAGGAGAAAACAAATGGTCTCACcctgaaaagaaaaccaaaaatgtcGGTGCTTTTGTTTCTGCCACCTGTTTTTGGTTTGCAACCCCTGTATCTTGGAAACTGAAATTATTATAATAGTGGTAAATATGGTATTTCTAATCTTGGCATATTAGTATTTATGGCTGCTATAACAATTACAGCACATCAACCGACCCAAAATAGTGGATTTGATTGGCTCATGGCTCTGAAGGTGGAAGTCTGAGATTCAAGAGTTACAAAGACTATGGGAGTCCAGAGGCTGCTGGGAGAATCCTCACTTGCTTATTCCATTGTCTGGCAGACACTGGTGTTCCTCAGCTGCTGGCTGCGTAGCtagtttctgtctctgccttccctgggccttgggtttatgtctgtcttctcttccatctctaaGGACATTTGCTATTGAATTTAGGACCCACTTATGCTAGAATGAGCTCAAGTAAAGATCCTTAATTATAATCTACAAAACCCCTTTTCTCAAATAAGGTCATTCTCAGGGATTCCTAGGGTTAAAATACAGATGTGTGTTTTCAGAGTGTGCACTCAACCTACTGCATGTCATATGAGAGGCTTGACTCTATAAACATGCTTGGCCACTGTTAATATACAAACATGTAACAATGTTGCCAATGCTAATCCTAAACCTTTAGATTAACTGTATTAAAATTAGCATTAGTTTAATAATCATTATACAATTCTAcctctttttaaataattgtatttcttctttgagaatttcatacatgtacacagccAATCTTGATCACATCTGTCCTCACTCCCAACTCCAACCCCTACTCCCACAGACATTATTTTTCATTCCTTCAGTAAATGTCTGGGTTATAATGtttaccttttgtttttctgaaaatacCCTTATTCTGGTTTTTGTAGTGGATAATATGATAGAATTGATCATTTCCAATGGAGACCCTAATTGCAGGTTGTTTTCCTAAGCCCTTCAGTGATCTTCCGTTTTAAACCATCGTACACTGTTATTGATAACCAGCTGAAGCCATATGTTCATCCTTTCAAATACTATGTCTTTGgcttgtttgttcctttgtttgaTTGCTGAAATCTTCTAAGGCCATATTTTCATTAGTCTGCATTTTTCTATGACCTGACtcattgtgggttttgtttgttcgttttggttttgtttttttgagacagggtttccctgtgtagtcctggctgtcccggaactcactctgtagaccaggctgttctcaaactcagagatccacctgcctctgcctccgagtgctgggatttcaaatgtgcgccaccacaacccaCTGCATTGTGTCTTTTTTTATTGTGTACTTCAAAGTCCTTGGGATTCCTGGTATGAAAATGTATCTTCTGGAAAGCTCCATCTGTTATCTCTCCAAATATTGTTTATTGTCCATAGCAAAAGTCCCAACCCAGTTCCAGCAGGACCTTAACACCTGTCCTTCTTATCCCCGACCGCCTCTCTTGTTGTTTCTACACTTCTATCTTTGAGCTGTAATTTCTTCAGTTTTTTCTATTCACTATCAGCAGAATCcatctttctttgtgtgttttgcttATAATATCAACATAAAGTTTTCTTTATTAAGTTCCACTTTATTACTTTTCAAATCTGTGTGGTTAAACTTAAGAACTTCTATTCAACacattttcagtttcttcttgtaaaaaatatatatataagcataaagccaggtatgatggtgtgTGCCCTCAATCttaacagaggcaggtggatctccatgtgttcatggccagcctggtctatataacaagttgcagcccagctagggctacatagcaagatactGTCTCACAAAAAAATTAAGGATGCAATATCTCTCTTATAATTGATGAATACAatttattgtcttttttattgGTGTGGTTTGCTATTGACTCACTGTAGAAGAGTCCTTCATAGGAAGTGTTTCCCTGTGTTACAGAGTAAACTGTTTTACTATGAGCATATCTCACACTCCTTGAAAATTATTGTGACaggtaaattatttttcttcttctttaagtgtgttcatttacttatttatttttcagacagagtcttactgtgtagctcaggctgacttcagaACTCCAGAccttcccatctccaccttccaAACATTAGACAGCAGATGTGCACCTCCATTCTTGGCccttcttttatgttttttgctggggtttt
This sequence is a window from Peromyscus eremicus chromosome 5, PerEre_H2_v1, whole genome shotgun sequence. Protein-coding genes within it:
- the Pter gene encoding phosphotriesterase-related protein, whose protein sequence is MSSLSGNVQTVLGLVEPSKLGRTLTHEHLTMTFDDFYYPPPPCHEATSKEPIMLKNLFWIQKNPYSHQENLRLNQETEAIKEELLYFKAKGGGALVENTTTGLSRDVQTLKWLAEQTGVHIIAGAGFYVDATHSAATRAMSVEQLTDILINEILHGADGTSIKCGVIGEIGCSWPLTDSERKVLQATAHAQAQLGCPVIVHPGRSPDAPFQIIRILQEVGADISKTVMSHLDRSIFNKKELLEFAQLGCYLEYDLFGTELLNYQFSPDIDMPDDNKRIRRVRFLVDEGYENRILIAHDIHTKHRLMKYGGHGYSHILTNIVPKMLLRGIAERAVDKILIENPRQWLTFK